The Pyrobaculum sp. 3827-6 genome has a segment encoding these proteins:
- a CDS encoding VWA domain-containing protein codes for MKQLGNLEVEIYASEAPEGYVDVEVRLKGSPQEPVPEREVAFAILIDKSKSMAEFDKLQHAIQAAKEIIDSMPPNNIVAVYAFDEKIKTLIPPLPAEKAQKLAKHLEKLKPGTYTLLYQALLHVIEELRGVKKGPLRRGAVPEDAVKRIVVITDGEPWPYYTEERWYESLGRSAAKYGITISAIGIGQDYNEKILHTLATSSGGAWYHITSAGDLSRVLANELKRASTVAARHVKITIEPTGAELTEVRKIGPTVSKHPPTKEIEIEEITAGEVVSTVFRTKPTTQNYHITITVATEEGQIQEEITPQKLTTDRTATLTLTMAQELEKLAQGGVISVEVLRAVADTETTPEHIRKKAQKLLQEPHQTGKEAYWDATVTLTLEEPKPPTQPPTEATPQPQQQTTTQPPATEPTTPHPTSQAVKCVVTCPETGKSIEVELPALLGREDLQPILPPGKAPYISRRIGERAHLKIYTTPQGIYIEDAGSKGGIYIEGKRVTQPTPLPNTTINLAGVADIKIECK; via the coding sequence ATGAAACAACTCGGCAACCTCGAGGTGGAGATCTACGCCAGCGAAGCCCCCGAAGGCTATGTAGACGTCGAGGTGAGGCTCAAAGGAAGCCCCCAGGAGCCCGTCCCCGAGCGGGAAGTCGCCTTCGCCATACTAATAGACAAGTCAAAATCCATGGCGGAGTTCGACAAGCTACAACACGCCATACAAGCCGCCAAAGAAATCATAGACTCCATGCCCCCCAACAACATCGTCGCAGTCTACGCCTTCGACGAAAAAATCAAAACCCTCATCCCCCCACTCCCCGCCGAGAAGGCACAAAAACTAGCAAAACACCTCGAAAAACTCAAGCCAGGCACCTACACCCTCCTATACCAAGCCCTACTCCACGTAATAGAAGAACTCAGAGGAGTCAAAAAAGGCCCCCTCCGCAGAGGCGCCGTCCCAGAAGACGCCGTCAAGCGGATAGTAGTAATCACAGACGGAGAACCCTGGCCCTACTACACAGAGGAGAGGTGGTACGAATCCCTAGGCAGATCAGCCGCCAAATACGGAATAACCATATCAGCCATCGGCATAGGACAAGACTACAACGAAAAAATACTACACACCCTAGCCACATCCTCAGGCGGCGCCTGGTACCACATAACCAGCGCAGGAGACCTCTCCAGAGTACTAGCAAACGAACTCAAGCGGGCAAGCACCGTAGCAGCCCGCCACGTAAAAATCACCATAGAACCCACAGGAGCCGAACTCACAGAAGTAAGAAAAATAGGCCCCACAGTATCCAAACACCCACCCACAAAAGAAATAGAGATAGAAGAAATAACCGCAGGCGAGGTAGTCAGCACAGTCTTCAGAACAAAACCAACCACACAAAACTACCACATCACCATCACAGTAGCCACAGAAGAAGGCCAAATCCAAGAAGAAATAACCCCCCAGAAACTCACCACAGACCGAACCGCAACCCTAACCCTAACCATGGCCCAAGAACTAGAAAAGCTAGCCCAAGGCGGCGTCATCAGCGTCGAGGTACTCAGAGCAGTAGCCGACACCGAAACCACCCCAGAACACATCCGCAAAAAAGCCCAAAAACTCCTACAAGAACCACACCAAACAGGAAAAGAAGCCTACTGGGACGCCACAGTAACCCTCACCCTAGAAGAACCCAAACCCCCCACCCAGCCACCCACAGAAGCCACCCCCCAACCCCAGCAACAAACCACAACCCAACCCCCAGCCACGGAGCCCACCACCCCCCACCCCACAAGCCAAGCAGTAAAATGCGTAGTAACATGCCCAGAAACCGGAAAAAGCATAGAAGTGGAACTACCAGCCCTCCTCGGCAGAGAAGACCTACAGCCAATACTACCCCCCGGCAAAGCCCCCTACATCTCCCGCAGAATAGGCGAAAGGGCCCACCTCAAAATATACACAACACCCCAGGGAATATACATAGAAGACGCAGGAAGCAAAGGCGGCATATACATAGAAGGAAAAAGAGTCACCCAGCCCACCCCACTCCCCAACACCACCATAAACCTCGCAGGAGTGGCAGATATAAAAATAGAATGTAAATAA
- a CDS encoding FHA domain-containing protein — MEEKTETLDIPIQPLIPPLPPLQPAEQTQPIKPTKKPPYTLTDPTGRYKLSTTNYAEYGRDHFLDLGEDAQYISRKHFALKYQNGTLYIKDLGSKNGTKLNGVDIRGKDWQPLKPGDEIEIADVIKLKVVTDNI, encoded by the coding sequence ATGGAAGAAAAAACAGAAACCCTAGACATACCCATACAACCCCTAATCCCCCCACTCCCCCCACTACAACCCGCCGAACAGACACAGCCCATAAAACCCACCAAAAAGCCACCCTACACCCTCACAGACCCCACAGGCCGCTACAAACTATCCACAACAAACTACGCAGAATACGGAAGAGACCACTTCCTAGACCTAGGAGAAGACGCCCAATACATATCCAGAAAACACTTCGCACTAAAATACCAAAACGGCACACTATACATAAAAGACCTCGGAAGCAAAAACGGAACAAAACTCAACGGAGTCGACATACGAGGCAAAGACTGGCAACCACTAAAACCCGGCGACGAAATAGAAATCGCAGACGTCATAAAACTAAAAGTAGTAACAGACAACATTTAA